The Spinacia oleracea cultivar Varoflay chromosome 2, BTI_SOV_V1, whole genome shotgun sequence DNA segment aaatcgaggacgacctcgccaaaaccatacagagcaaacctgcatataagaccaacacctataatcggggtaacacaccccaaacccaagaagtccatgctgtagaagaggctcccgcccgaagatgggtccgagaccgaaagtttgccccactcgggtcaactttggtacaaggctttgaaagactaaccaatcaaggaaagttgagacctataggccccacccgcgaccctcctgtcaaaaacaaatattgggtcgaaggtacttactgcaaattccatcaaggaaatgggcatgacactgaaaactgctggtatctaaaacatacgatccaggacattatagaggatgaagtaatacctctccctaacgttggcaagcccaacaacaacaagagcccactcggctcttgtcacatctctctcgaccaaccagagaatttcgaccccacggtgtatattacacctcaaggtgcaccactcgctgtggtacctatggatcgaatcgagggggaagtgtgcggtgtggaacgatgatgctgaagatatttacctatctcaagtctcgggccaggacctcttcactgaaacttggcccgggtatgctcacattgacaccacccctcaggagcccgaggtcgataacctcacccgatccggaaggatataccaaccggatattcacccacctcctatgggcgACATCCCGGtaaggcaaactcctgagaacgggcggcacgccaccgtcgcggaagtcattgaaaatcctctcctgaaacaactgaaaagaaccaaggctgagattaccatctgggatcttatgtgtacttcaaaggaacatcgcgaaaagcttattcgctcacttgacctcatctcagtacccacagatatcacacctgactcattagttagccatgtcacgagagatgccggagaaaaagccatagttttcactgataaacacttacccaaagaggggggtgctcacaataaagccctttacttagtggttggatgcaaaggacaaaacatccccctagcgctcgtagataatgtctgcccattgcgaaccgcccattgcttggggctaggaagcgatgacttccaaacctcctcacaaggggtacgagcttatgataactcccgaaggcctgtgttgggaaaaatcaaccttaccatacaaactgggcctgtggcacgcaccacggagtttcaaataatcgacatcaagcccactttcaacctcctcttggggcgaccttggctacatgacttaggaggtgtggcttcaaccttgcaccaaatggttaagcttaaccataacggggtaatactagaaatccgcgcccctcctctcgacgtcagttgtactatggttggaacggccgagactgcagatgacctttatgggtttcaaatggaagaagcaatccagttcatcgaagattatgatccagcattcctagacccgcatgcatcccgagtcatccctagaatgctgttggctcaaggttatttcccaagaaccccattgggcataaggaagaaggaatgcacattccatccttttcccgacaaatctactccctttggcttaggttatgaaccaacggaggaagatattgctgaccgcctatctaggctacgccttaacaaagccaaacaaaccaccctccttcccccatatcaaaggacccttaacgggatgtttgttcgggaaggagaagaacacccatgctgtgatttccctgaacccttcgttcaggatggcttgctgaaacccggatttgaaattttccatgactgccacaccttggatgaggcaccccaccccaccaagactaaaacagctgaaatattggacaaccaggctctatggacattgtttaacgaatcgaggtctgtggagaatgagactgcgatgactaccctagctttacaagatgaaagtttctatccaacccggttaatctctcctgcatcgacactagaagaggtcgggaacggatgggtgaagaaatatcagtgggtcaacgcaaaaggaatggaattcaagatgagtaccggtgaaggaccgaagttttatgagactaaaccccaggcttgagccacatagagcaccattagtaaaaagcgcctagtagttctttagattgatagaaaaaaataatagagactttagatggtcctaaggccctttagaatatgggtcagttttatttcagtgttttccttactttccaaatcaataaaggcgtaatatttttcctaaaaattttattctaacactaaataaacaccaaatgtacttgcaaaataaaaaataaagaagcgtcccactataggcccaacaaacaaagcccactcggttttgaaataatgccatgtgaaccagttcccgaaacccacaaaataaaccacactatcccatcctcaaaacctaaaaagccaaccaatgtcatcatgagagccaacccatgcaacccaaaataaaaaagaaatcaaaaatttaaaaccaatgcaaatgttaccaaaaaataaattcataaaacgtagaatccaccaacagctttcacataagattccatcataccctccacaaagatcttcataagttctgcaccctaactccattttcaaaactgttttgagtcaccaatagaaaaaattaatctggacaaaaatgcgtttcacgctaacagtcaaaaaacctccaaaacagcctcaaaattaactttaactatgaagcaaaatatcaacgcacaaaaaacgaaatacaaatatacgcaagaacatgtgaagcaaaacgtcaaaattgaccgtccaagttattttcagcgcccagggctgggcgtcgaaatttctgacgccccagcctgggcgttgaaactctctgcctgccaaaagttttccttgttttcgaaaagtgctcgtccttttatccgcacacaacggaaaaataacgaacacttggggggtacagtacgtatccaaataggtttaccaacaaattggtcaaattttacgcaacctatggaaaacggcagatgaaaataatggcaaatacttcactccactagtagaaaaaacccttattgcagcgggcttttagacccctgttgcagcgtacatcgtatgctgcaactggggggcctgcaacaagtctgaacttgttgcagcgtacaatgttcgctgcaaaaagtgatttgttgcagcgggcttttagatgtacgctgcaacaagtgccaaaaaattggcaaaattttggacttgttgcagcgtacatataaaagcccgctgcaacagacccaactttttgcagcgtacatttatttgtacgctgcaacaagtctgaattactcaattttttgcagcgtacatttatttgtacgctgcaacaagtctgaattttcgcgaaatttttttcccttgttgcagcgtacaacatatatgtacgctgcaaaaaagcacttttggcgggaaaattctaattttgtttagggatacctagagtgccttgcaccaaatatagaaacctgtcaaaacaataatagaataacgcaacctgtataacaaatataaaaacaacaactggagttttgtatactatatatcccaaaaccaaagtgcacatattacatttaaatatatgttccaatttcaacataaacatacattttaatataaaatttattctataacaactaaaccaactcgatcaagcgcgctaaagccaataataaatacttgttggtaaaaaacttagcccattgctcacgaaccacatcaaattcctcgcataaggcgcaatcctcggagtgtagacctttacaaaaacagaaatttaaattaaacattagattaaatacaaattaaatatcacattttaacattcaagaaactaatgacaatgtcctaatagtctaaaatgagtccttaagttctttagttcaaagttgggagcgaaaatgtcattttagcctaaatatgacctataacgacccaatgagcctataggtgcataaatagattggaacgagtcttagatcgttaaaattatgcatattaaacatgtaataagttttaaatgagtccttatgttctttattttaaagttgggagcgaaaatgccttattttagcctagatatgacctataacgatcaaacaagcattaaatgggtataagtagattagaataagtcctagaaactcaaaactaagcttattaatcatataataatttaaaaatgagtccttaggttcttaagttcaaagttgggagcgaaaatgtcattttagcctaaatatgacctaaaacgacacaatgagccttaaatatgcataaatggattggaacgagtcttataaagttaaaattatgcatattaaacatgtattaagtttaaaatgcgtgcttaggttctttattttaaagttaggagcgaaaatgcctcattttagcctaaatatgacctataacgataaaacaagcattaaatgtgcataaatagattagaataagtcttagaaacttaaaactaagcatatttatcatataataagtttaaaatgagtcattaggttcttaagttcaaagttgggagcgaaaatggcactttagcctaaatatgacctataacgacacaatgagccttaaatatgcataaatggattggaatgagttctagaaagtcaaaactaagcatataaaaaattgatttccTCAGGAAATTCTACATAATATACATTGATTTCTGTGATTAAACATTTCTATGCTACACAACCCAattaaaagggaaaagaaagcgTACCGATAATACAATTAATACATTTAACAAAGAGTCAAAGACTAATCATCCAGTGATTACACCAGCCAAAACATCACTCTTACCTCGAGCAAAAATTGTGTAAACTAAACGAATTGCATCCAGCCAACCATCCAAAGATTCCCACGAGTCAGCTACCTAAGATGTCCAGTGAGAGAACAGCAGCGTTATAAGGCCAAATTTCCAGTTATCGTCATAACAAATTGAGAAACAATCAAGGACCGCTATGGAAAGAGCCGGCTACCCTTGTGAATGTTAAGCTTATGCATTTAGTTTGTTTCGTAATATATGTAATGGTCTATAAGGACCTTAATTTTTTGTTTAGTTTGTAAAACTTTTTCATTTCAGTAAATTTAACCCTatgtcaaaataaaaaaataaaaagacatTGAGGAAAAAGAATCATTGAGATGTATGGAAAATGCAGATATAAAAGGTAAAAGAAGTTGCTAACCAAGTATACAGGTCCGTGTATTGTGTCAATGAAGAGTCCAGCCCCAGGTGGTAAAGTAAGATCAGCAGATGCTGACACTGAAACAATGTCAGGGATGTCAACTTTGACGGCtctattttttatatttggcCCATCTACTTGCTTGCTAGAAAGACTCTGCCGTGATGTCTTTTGTTCGGATACAATCTGCATTAGAAAGGGGTGGTTCAGTAAGAAACATTACTTTCAACCATCCATCAGATTGCACAATGGTCAAATATCTCAACATATCTCCATAATCTATACCATTATCCAACTGCCTGAGTCAAGATGAATGTCATGTCTCCACATATAATTGAGAAAATCTCAAGAGATATCTATCTTAGTTACACACAGCAATAGATAGGTCCCCATAAATTTTAGAAAACCAATTAAAGAAACTACCATATAACAAGAACTTGATAGCTCTCCATCGCAAGTATCCATAGGTGAAAATTCCAACTAAAGTAACTTTCAGATGCTAAATCAACCCCAAGGATGAAACGAGTACAATACAGTATCCTTGCAAGTTTCTCAAGTCAAGATAGAGAAAGGGAGAAAGAGAGGCATTGCTAACTTCACTGCAAGACGTTGGAAAACAAAGACAAACAACAATCAATATAATTTGGGAAATTCTACATGGTGGTCTACTGGTTTGGAAAATTTTACATggtggaaaataaataaattaaagggaCCCAAAAAAATTATTGTTCTGCAAAAACGATCTATTTATAGAAGTTAAATTGTTGAATATAAACGAGGTTGGACTGGGGAAGCTGTTGCTGGAGAGGCCAAGCCGATTTCTCCGAGTCAGCTTTGTCAGATCcatgagaagaagaagaaaaagacatCTCGATTCTTTTGATGTTGCCAAGTTTGCATTTGAATTGGTTGGCTGGTTCGCTGAACAGATTGGCTGGGGAATAGCTCGTTGATAGCTAAACTGGCTTGCCAGCGGAGACGTGGGCTGCGTGTGGTTGTTGCCTTGTTGGTGAAGATGGAGAGAAGAAGTGGTGAGATTGGGTGGTAGAGTGGTGGGTGCGGTGGTGGGGTCAGGTAGCGCGATGGGGTTGGACTGGTCGGTGGGGTCAGGTGGTGGCGTGGGGTGGTTAGGTTGGTTTGGATGGTGGGTGGTGGTGGGAGACTTGGAGTGAGGTGTATTAACTAGAGGGTAGGTTAGTAATTATATTTAGGGTCAGAAATATGGTAAATTAGTGGTGGGTTAGCCATAACTTTAGTTGATAACGACACTTAGTGTATTAAGCCATTACCAAGAAAATGAAACTTTTTAGTTTCCACCATGTAGAATTTCCCAAACGAAGAGGTCAGGATGTAGAACTTCCCATATAGTTTTCATCAAAGAAATGTATTTGTTACTATATGAAAAGATATCACATGGAAAGATGTTTAGAAAAATAGGATTATTTAGCTAAACAATGCTCTAAACGCAATGCAACTGAGCCATGGAAAGCACAACACCTGAAGTGTCTGATTAAATATTGCCTGTCTAACATCCTGGAGTGTCTGATTAAATATTCACTTTCCTTCCCAAGCCAGGAGATAGTGAAATTACCTGATAAAGACCCTCATGGTTAAGGACAAATTGTGTCCGCTTCCAATCACTATGGGGGCCTATTGGATTTCCTGGAGGTGGAGCCGTCAGATATCCCACTTTAAGATAGGGCAAAGGAAGCTGAAAAATAGATAAGAGAGATTTAGAACAAATCATGACTTAACACACTGCAAAAGGAGAAGCCTTGTGTTAACGTCAGGGAGCAACACAAACCACTATATATGAAAATGCATAAAGGTGCATGTTTTGTCTGCAAGAACATTTCCtctttccccccccccccccctccccccctccCCGCCCTCTTCCTTGAAACACTGGATTATCTCCAGAAGCAACTAGAGTAACTAGAGTAGAGAACTAAATCAAACAAATATCAATTGAACCATAATTTCTGTCCCTAAAAGGTCAAGCTTCGGAAACAGAATTTTAAGGAACGTCTCTACTATATTCCTTGATATGTTTTCACTTGACATTCATGAAAGGTGAAAGTTGATCAAAGCTCTGGGAGTGTCCTTAAACATACACAAAGTACTTGATAATTTGATTCGGGTAAAGCCGTAAAGGGATTACCTATTGAGGGGTGGGGAGAGGGTCAAACTAGCATTGAGGATAACTAAATGGAAAGTAGAATGTGGTTTTTACAGTCACGTAAAATGCTGAAATGTAACTAGAACTATGTACACTTTCTGTTGATTTTATGTAAAGCACTCTTACCATAGAACGGACTAGCCTCAGTGCACTGCGGTAGACCTACAAGTTTAAAAGCAAAAccaaaaaaactgtcaaaattacAACTCAACAAGAAACCTCGTCAGAGAAAACAGATATGATGCAACTGTTTGCAATAGGAATACATTGGCCTAGCATAATGATTTTGCGTTATAATTTTTCCTTGCATTTCTCCAATAATATTCTGAGCTTGAAAGTTGTATCAGGATGAAAAATACAAAGCGCAAGAGCCCAATAGGTCCAATTTCAAGAGACAAAAAAACACCCACCAAGAATTCTACCAAAGCAGATTTAGGAAGGTTGAGGTGTATACAAGCCTACCCGCATCAATGTTTCGTGAGGACCGCTGAAGAGGCAGGGAGGGTGAAGATGAGAAACCAGAATTGCAGAGAGCTTACCGAGTAATTTGGCTTCAATGCGTGAGCAGCTGCAATATAGACAGCGCACTGACTATACAAGTCATTGGGCGAAATATCATTATGGCTGACTGATCCCCCGATTCTTAGCAAGTCCTCGGCTAAGCCATACTGCAAAACCAAAATATACATAACTCACCTTATCATCCGATCTCAGTGACCGTGTAACCCTTCAATACAACACAATATCCGgatgataataataaaagaaagaagaaagcaCTGGACAAGCATTGCTAAAACAGAAAAGAATAATTGAGGACTAACCAAAACAGTTCCGAGGTTGTAAATAGCCCTATGAAAGTCAAACTGCAACTGAATTGCTGCACGGAACTGCATCAAGGTATATTACAGAGAATCAAATAATAGTGAAGATTCAATAATATTCATAATTTCGTATGTAACCCACACCTAAAATCATTTAGTTATC contains these protein-coding regions:
- the LOC130467326 gene encoding protein HLB1-like, with translation MVVVVVAVVVGWSRGGGLTVVNCIATDYYGKAVQLNWNSPQALNNWGLALQELSAIVPAKEKHNIVKTAISKFRAAIQLQFDFHRAIYNLGTVLYGLAEDLLRIGGSVSHNDISPNDLYSQCAVYIAAAHALKPNYSVYRSALRLVRSMLPLPYLKVGYLTAPPPGNPIGPHSDWKRTQFVLNHEGLYQIVSEQKTSRQSLSSKQVDGPNIKNRAVKVDIPDIVSVSASADLTLPPGAGLFIDTIHGPVYLVADSWESLDGWLDAIRLVYTIFARGLHSEDCALCEEFDVVREQWAKFFTNKYLLLALARLIELV